In Ostrinia nubilalis chromosome 10, ilOstNubi1.1, whole genome shotgun sequence, a single genomic region encodes these proteins:
- the LOC135075776 gene encoding uncharacterized protein LOC135075776 isoform X1 translates to MRGAGGVLVIAVAAIIACCGADSHQESDMSAGESPGEHYDAGPLKEEYDLLRLLQNYQNTLGESGFVDNIEKPMKRRGIGIALSRPGAWGWGSRYPRYGESTFQRRNVHGTGAINSIGGSSLIGRLAGDRLGPMGGNSEDNDAMSSSVRGEFVPNRDLAGATQFLRNLDPIGGGNFVKKNLDHIGGPNLVKKTLDSLGGGNLVRSFDPVFSRYIRQLDSIGGGNLV, encoded by the exons ATGCGTGGAGCCGGCGGAGTGCTTGTCATAGCCGTGGCTGCTATTATTGCGTGCTGTGGCGCCGATTCTCACcag GAATCTGACATGAGCGCCGGGGAGAGCCCCGGGGAACATTACGACGCCG GACCGTTAAAAGAGGAATATGATCTCTTACGTCTTCTACAAAACTATCAAAACACCCTGGGAGAATCGGGGTTTGTTGATAATATTGAGAAACCTATGAAAAGGAGAGGAATCGGTATTGCATTGAGTAGGCCTGGCGCTTGGGGATGGGGGTCAAGGTATCCGAGGTACGGTGAGAGTACATTCCAGCGTAGAAATGTCCATGGAACTGGCGCTATCAATAGTATTGGAGGATCATCTCTGATAGGCAGGCTGGCAGGTGATCGACTTGGGCCAATGGGCGGTAATTCTGAAGATAACGATGCTATGTCTAGCTCGGTGAGAGGAGAGTTTGTGCCTAACAGGGATTTAGCGGGAGCGACACAGTTTCTCAGGAATCTTGATCCGATTGGTGGTGGGAATTTTGTGAAGAAGAATCTGGATCATATTGGAGGACCTAACCTGGTCAAGAAGACTTTGGATTCTTTAGGAGGCGGCAATCTTGTAAGGAGTTTCGACCCCGTGTTCAGTCGCTACATACGACAGCTAGATTCCATCGGAGGTGGAAACCTTGTTTAA